The genomic segment GATATTATCATTATTGATAATATAATGGGAAAACTTCGGCATTCCTGATAAAACGGAGATGATTGAAAATTCTGGAATGGAATATATTACCTACAACACAATGGCCGGCGGCAACAATGCCTCAAGCTTGGTATTCCAGCAATGCTGTATATCAAAAATACacaacgagtttttaatttagtttaccTGGTACCTGCGAGCAATTCCAATACCTTTGCGATGCAGATCCTCTACCTGAGTACAATTTATTACCAATGCTTACGACGTTACAATGTCCTAATAGCGAAGAGAACAACACGATTCACAAAGCTATCACCTGCTGAGTAGCGAGCAATTTGAGGAAAGTGCAGAGCAGAtgctaaaaaaaattagtaaggACAGGCAATTGAAGGTTAGGCAATTAGAAAGCAGTTTGAAGAgaagctaaatgagttttggttccagcATATCCATCGTTTTTGTCTAAATCTAAGAATAAGACAAGacattaggcttgcacgtaattgacaaaaatcaattccgtaattacggcaaaatcaattacgtaatgaccccgtaattgcgatatttttccacgcatttaaacctatcgtaacaaccaattgaatccactttttttccgaatgggacattgaagttgggttttcctattcttggcagtactacacgccggcgacagatgttaaagacaactatcaaggagtgaattcaaattaattttattctgatttttatcttttgtgttagctttggtttttctttatcaccttcgcaaattaaccgtcccatttttatgcgatcaattttattttatcactaCCGACACTGGtgtacggatatttatggaaacgatagttttttaaaaccacctgagtactgaataaaaattacgggtttctaatttattaaccaacaacgatttcctcgcgacgaagacttgtttttgcagcgttttctgcattattcgacattactgccttgttagcatttttataataatgattattgatgtcgacccattgacgatattcctattaccatgcttcattttacattcaatcatttcgcggactgaatgtttgtaacattatttgcgataaatttagatcaaatattatttatttgcgtataatttaaataccgaacttatatgacatgccttctccgaaaatacaaagttatatcgcaaaacaatgcattttgtgacatttattttacactcacaacatttatttgctaactcaagtcggcgatcctatcggccaagattgacaaaagtttggtcgagtgccggtggtattcaagtcgacgataaatcaaaataagttgccgcatttggtaagacagttaatcatatatggccgaaatattgagaggaattgtgaaaaacatcatgagcaaggccaagttcggagtgatatataacgataaaaccgttaacagaacatcaagattttgtaatagaaaatggatctcgcacagaataaacacacaggctcatatttatttatatatgatagcttttaaattttcaacggtccgcgaggaatccgtcgttttggttcattacgcaatctctcttttgtcgtcatattgctatttgattagcgcgacattaattatcacggcgaggtattggcgcgagtgatcaatcgctcttttcgcttatttggttccaattcgtcgcgaaagctcttcgttaaatttcacaagatagtcgtgttgaaaggttatggatattttcctgtttataccccaagtctgaaatgaaacagccaaaaataatatgatattccatgttcatatatcaagtgttgatattaacaataaagaatggttaagcattgctaatccacacttggtggggaattcccactattcaaacgcgtgactataaaatagaataaaatagaaacggaacatatataccataagtaacggaaaactggaacaagtaaataatacataaaagtaaaatggatacaaatgtttgatagaccatgtttgatagattgatctcctgcgttcattagtcatttcaaccgaagaagttgaaaccgggcgtgttagcgtccatctgtcttaacacaattctcccccctatctacggttatatgtacattggccatggccatgctagataagatgcgagagaagttgaaaccaggtgtgttggcgtcaatcggtctcaacgcaattctatcccttatctacggttaagttgcggGGAAGTTAAAACCaagtgtgttggcgtcaaacggccctactcagttcttgccccattaactacgttaataatttacattggccacgccagataagttgataataggttagtaaatggcaacgcgtcatgccttccttcacctacgtaacaagagagagaaaaacggctgcgaataccggaactctaacttcttctacttgttgagctttcattttcgcaatcgacgaaattgactgctttgaagaaagctcgtttcaatgcaataattacgactttacgtaattcgtaacttcccttccgtaaccgtaaataattacgtaattccgtaaatccgtaaattacgtgcaagcctacaaGACATAAGACAAATTTGACAGCCAAGTATTTGGGAATGAATCTTGGCGATTTTCAACTATTTCTGACTTATATAAATgtcggacctccagaagtatgcgcaccaagatggcgcacaacgtGAAAATGCTATGTGTGtgccggttaggattcaggttgtacgacatattggtgcgcatacttctggagcacctaaaTGTATTATGTATCTGACTGACCATCTGCATTAGTATTTTACGCCacgttatgaatattcaaatgcaattttattCAAGTTGGGAATTAATGTTTGttgttacatttcaaaattaatagggtgtgtttgaaattttaggagGGCAGGTTTTCGCCCCCTATAAGGGTATGGAAATCACTGATCTCAGTTGAAAAAAGTCATGCcttcaaatatgacattttcTGTCTCAACATATTGGCTgcagggtgctcccgaagtatgcgaaccaagactgcggacatcggaacgtaacatgggtaccaggttagggttaggcgataatttttttccaattttccttattttagtcctattatcagttcgaagactagccaagagcctcacgtagtatttatacctaaaattatggcccaaccctaacctagtacacatattactcCACCACTTATAATGCCACAAGATCAGTAACAAAAAAACACTATTTGTTGTACCTGCAGCTACTGGAAAACCTGTGTTGaataaaagtgcggcccgcAGGTTTCAACCAGTTATTCGTATCTGGCCCTCTTGCAACAAAGGCTGTATAGAAAGATTTTTCTAGGACCGACGGTCGTTGACACATACATACTATGGTTGGTATTTGGTCAACTTCATTTCTTACGTTTATTATCAAGCAAGTATAGGCCCGTATTCAGTAATAACTTCAAATTCAAGAAAAGCCATGAAGAGTTGGAGTGGCGACTTGATACAATGTCATAATATCAAAATCGTACATAAGACCTGTGTTCTGCTTTCAGGAAAGACCCCAGATGCGCTTACATCAAGTTCGTTATGAACTGTTACAATATTCAATTAAAGATGtcaaacaataaaacaaaaatctaGTTCTGAGTTTAACCCGATCAAAATCTACTAGTTGTTCCCAACTCAGAATTGCTTCCGTCAAAATATCTCCAATAAAATGTATCTAAAgtctaataatatataaaatcatAATGTTTCACTCCCAACGTACAAGTCATTGAAAACCGACATCtgagattttgaaattttattatgaaaaatatatatatatacaatatataataaaaacaacaaaataagtTGAATTGTCATTTGTCCTTGTCAGTgtctgaaaaatataataaaattattttctaatttgataaaatgtcaaaatcaacttcactttaaaaaatatataagacGTACacaattttattgtaataaaagATTGGTAACTACAGTCAAATCTTTGAAATCAAATACATCAAATtgatgtatataaatatatatatatatatattacgtcAACGTACCCGATTCTTTCCCAACGGGGTTTGCGACGACATAGTTCATAGCCGCTTGAATTGCTGAGAATAGAAAAATGCGTTGAAGCCTCTTTGGGGCAAAAAAAATATCGTAACTGATATAAATCTAGTgaatcataatttttaaatttgaactttttttagATCAGCTAcaacaaataattattttgtGAAGACTATCAACCCTGATACTTGTTGAAACAATGCCTTCGAAGtcattttatttaaactatACAATATTTATTATCCATTTGACGGCATAGTTTAATGTTATTGATATGCACGGATGTGATATATATCAGTTGAATATtactgaaaatatttatatatttctgaATTGAAATTCTGGATTGATATACAAAGATCAATTGCATAAGATAATTAATTACCTTCGTCGACAATGACTTTCGCCTTTTCTTGCAGCAGTATGtctgaaaacaacaaaaattaaaccAATGGAGTATTTTTTCAATTGGTACGATCGTCATGTTTGAATTAATATAGAGTTGTAAGTTTTGAATGTAGTTTCTGGAAAAAGCTAGCCACGAAAATATCTGTTGCTGGGTgcatttgattatattaatatatttaccCTTTTCATCAACAGTCAGCATGAAGTCCTTTTTGGCAAGGTATAAAGCTGTAAACAAACACAAGGTAACTTGTATAAAAATCAGTTTGTCGTAATGCTTGGCTCTGTTTTACTAATATTACAGATTGTCCTGAGGCGTAACATAACTACTTTGAACAAAAAATCTCGTGATGTAACAAAAAAGGCTGTCAATTTAACAAACTACTGTTGTTTTTACACCTTGCACGACGCAATCCCTTGGTTAATgtcacaatatatatacaaaatagcATTTAAAACCGAATTGCAAATCTTTATTTAAAAACTCACCAGTTTGTACTAAATTCTGGGCTTCAAGCTCCAGAAGAAAGTCGCCTGTAATTAATTTCATAATGTTGAGCTAACTTGTAGTAAACatcatatgttaataaatttaGACTTTGCCATCAATATTAGATTTTGATTTTTACtgtgataaaaatttaataatgatgAGAATTCAAGATAAATTGTTTAGGACGTGCTCTGTTCtactataattttttatttcgttatatatatatcaatatcaaACCTCCAGTCTGAAGAACTCTTGTTACGGGACCTGGTGGTGCTTTCTCAACTGATTCTGAATACCagaaacaaaaagaaaatcaaagTGCTAAATGTAAATTACGAGATTAGTTGGCGACATGTACAACTTTTTCTGTGGCCAAAACCCCTCTACATCTTTGTCAAACGAtgtcaaacatatttttgaacCCCCAAATTGGAAATTATTCAAGCTTTTTTATTGATGAATTTAGTTTAGCTGAAAGTTTTTTCGATTTCCAGTGCCTTTACTTTCAATTCGAGCTGGAGTAAACGTAgataatttttatatgaatacCTATAATGACATCTGCTTTCTTATCCTCAATATTTGCATCCTTGGAAGAAGTATTCAATAATTCTAGAAACATAGGTGTTTGATTTCAATTAGCAAAACTTCCTTATTGATTAAACCACACctcaacaataaatatattgatCAAATACCCTATTAAGTTTgccggtactcctgaagtatgcgcaccaagatgtcgcataacctgaaccttaacctggtacacaacctgagttcaggttgtgcgccatcttggtgcgcataattCAGGAGGTCCggtttgccactattattaCACTCTGTACACTGTGAAAAGTTCTTTTTGTTTTGCAAGTATTAGGTTTtcttttacatatatatatatatattcatagttCTTACGATCTACCCAATATTTATGGATAGGCAATCAAACGCGAGcctctggaatgtttcattgggcATCCGTTCCACCAAAAGATTGTCTACCACTGCCCTAATATATATACCTGCAACATGTCTCATTCTAAATACTTATACTCCACATACGCATACCTTCCGTGATATTTTTTCCGACACCTCCCTTGGTTAGAACCTGGCATTCTGTAATTCGATACATTCGAATAAATAAAGTTACGCAAATATTAAATTTGCTAAATACAATGTGATAGTAATAATATTCTCACTCTTTAAAACACTTTCAAACTACTTCTAGTTTTCAGTGAATTTTACTATactttttttggtactcccgaagtatgtgaaccaagatagcggacatcggaacgtagtatgtgtaccaggttagggttaggcaattattttattccaattttctttatttcagttctattacgagttcggggactagccgagtgacttccgtagtatttgtacctgaaattatggcctaacctcaatcgggtacacatactacgttccggtgtccgccatcttggttcatatacttcaggagtaccctatTTTTATTTAGGGGAAAAATCCCTAATGTCAGATAACTTGCAGCAGTTGTAATGAGTAAATAATGAGGTAAGCAGATATGGGTAAAAAGCAGTTTCCGGGCATATGTGAAAGGATTACGTGGGTGCCGGAAATGAGATTGGAGGGAGTGAGATGTGAAAAAGGCGGGATTAGTTAAGTGGAGTTGGACAAGGGGTTTCAGAATATAGGTAGAGGGTTGACAgaacattataaatattttactcaCCCGCTGGGTCCTCTCCTCTTCTCCTTGTTTTAGATTTCTAAATGGATTGAATTAAATGTATcgataaaaacatcaataaaaaattatatttgcatTTAAACCCTCATTGTAATATAATTCGAATAGTTTTATTTGCTTATAATTGAATTAGGCAATCGAAGTCTACATGCCTCTTGACTGTATACTTTGTAAAAAAACTTACTTTCGGAAAAATACATGTCAAACAAAACACCATCTGCACGAAGGTTTTGAAATTCTTCCATTTCTAGAAAATAAAATGGACAATATTTGTTGGTGTATTTACAATGttttaatgtaaataaatacCGCAAACTAATACAAGTGTATATTGTCAATTCtataattaataataacttAATTAGTATATTTGTTCAGCACGTCCAACTGCGTAGTATATTCGACGtcttaaaattaataataaaattgttcTAACAGCAAAATGAAACTTGAAATTAtgattaaaattgattaaatttgaGTTTGAAGTATAGATTTATAGTTTGTTTGTAAGGTAAGTTTAATCAATGACATATAACATACATTGTTGTTATATGTCATTGGTTTAATTAGGAACTAGTCTATTCCCTGCTCTATGTTATGTTATAGTTCACCTTTCCGCCTCTTTTATTCTTCTCTCCTTTTTCGGtatttatttccatttttgatCAAGATTATACGTTTGAAACGATTCATGAACAATATGCTGAATTTCAATTTCGCTTCATTTTTGAGTATATTTTAACcgtattatggcgtcataaaagCTGCGATATTTTTATACCATGGCGAATACGAATGCCTAAACCTCTCTTGAACACAGACAAAAATtcactataatatatataaaaaataggcGCTGTGAGTTTTTCATGTGCCTGCTCTTGGTTTGGCTTCCCATACCCTGATCCTCTCATGATGTATATATTTACGGATGTACCGTGCCCATAAGCCACCACCAGGAGATTTCTAAACTAGTCAATAGAATATTGGGTCACGTGATCCATTCTTCCGCTGTTTGCAGGCCTTTCTCTATTTTTTACCGTCTGCGTTGATTTGTTCAGTTCCGCAATGGCAGCAGAATGGTGGGGTATTCTTTATTTATGAATTAGTAAAATGTGCTTCACTGAAAACAAATATGATTTCATTTGCAAAGATCAGAAGCAAGATCCTAGAAACTTATTTTGGCTTACGCTCACGTCAGGATTTTGGggtttgttattatttgtagTTGCCatttacggtaccggtacggtaccggtaccggtaccggtatcagtTTTTGCAGTTTTGTGCTGCAGTGTTTAGGTCTCTAAGTCAGTAGGTGTTGCGATGATGACATTGACATAACAACGCTGTACCAGTATTTGTGCTGTATAATGAAATTAGAACGACCTATCCTGTCTGCCTGTAACTACTGAACTAGTCCAGTAcggtaccgtaaaagcgcctaacttcggacaaaattactatactttcgtcaataactcggccatttattgtccaaacggtgccaaaattgctcggtaaaacattcgtgcggtaatttacattccctgcaaatttcggttcaattggactatttttactattgaaataatcgatatttcttgccatctgaccgttatccttcactgccctaacttcggacagtcattttcttcactgcgtAACCGCGACGCACAGAGAGAAAGAGGCTTCCTATGCGGATAACGTAATCACGTCGTTGCGTGAAGATAAGACGCTCGATCGTCATCGTAACATTGACGTCAcgacgaaaatgcattatttgaaacttccgtcgtcctatgtttacatctttcgttcgttattttcgatacttccgatgagtataataacacgttagtcattttaatcaggaaatgcaTACGAAATATATCTGATGCGGCCCGTTTCAATCCACAATTAAGTATTTTAACGGGCTTCTATCGAAGTCTTTGAAGTATTAAATATTCTCGACAGATAGCTTTTTTTATTCCGCgcggttatctttataaatgataatttatatctAACACAAGGTAAATCCGattgtaaagtttaatttaaaattcaacttaatcttgtaaacatgtaggtcccgtttatttgttggagattaaatttatttttaatttcgagtgaataaaattcacccaggccgtattcaatacctgtcatttcgactactaatcataaaataatggttaagtgcagtgcactgtgccatatggacgttggaattatcatagttttatatattcgatttttaacgtcatcgattaagtgtgacatgtattttcattaatgtaattttggcatatattcatacatgaccgaacaaaatacaaaaatattacgttggaacgccgtctttatcttaacggaaattgtcatattggctccgttgtgtctggcgtcaaaattcatttccgcgacgcagtgtgacgtcgtttcggaagtgagcgaaaaataatctacgtgatgttgacgtaatttttgacgctgcgtgaaatcttaatattcttacggaatttataattcagaattttaggttttatttaaatctcgtacgacatcttgcgatcactcaaataaattatatacattgttgtcgccctctaccgaatgatggtattttgacgacgatagcttcagtaggagcgacgctctgcgccgttaaatgccgggcagtcaattttcggcaaaatttccgtttttctaccaaaaaaataattatgcaacattaaaaaagatgagaatagatgtcgatataacagcgcaacctataataattaaaattagcaatatacggcgcgttttagccaagatatggccgttcaaaaattttgtccgaagttagggactgtccgaagttaggcgcttttacggtagtCTACCTACCTGTCTAATTTTGATGTTAATTAGTCGAACCTACCAACattaaaatgtttaattttgtttaattaacgtaactcatggttgcgtCGACATACGAAAAAATGAAAGCATCACCATAAAAAACTGTGGCAATCTGCGGAGATAAATTTTGTGATAAACTGCtctattataattaatttttatttatatttccatACTCATTAAAAACAGAAGAATTAAAACTCTTAAATAcctcgacaatctgtggacataaaatgtgcggaaaactgcccgattataattaattttttaattgtattttcgTACTCACAGAAGTGGTTTGTGGTTTAtcgaacggatggtactttttataataaaaatcaagcagtaatacatctctcgaatagagtatagatttattttctcattgcatctcataaaattcatttgcatattttcggcgccattgaactctttgcacttagcatcaacttttctgcgttttgttgccatttgcctaattataattaaattatatgctcaataaacgagtaattgtgaattatataattggtaggttataatataaagaatatattcgtcaaaacggatgttttgttacggtaccataatttagtgaagcgtcgcgggccggattatagtgctccgtgggccggatccggcccgcgggccgtaggttgccgacccctgtagTAGTGTTTCATAGTGTATTTTAAATTGTCCACTAAATTTGCATTCGCTTTTCTTTTCTACAGGGTATTCAAATACTCCATTAGTGTTTAACAATAAAATGACTAGGGAATTGTCTTCCTCTCCAAGATATACACCTTTACCATCGGCACCCGATGATGAACCTGTCAATGAATCATTAGATCAACCACCCAGCTACAGTGATGTAGCATCAACATCAAGAAATGCTCCAGAACAAGATGAAACCACAGAGGACGCTACTTCTGACCTGCCCAAATGGACTGGAGAAGCTACTTTTGTTCCTCCATCATATAAAGCTGCGACTACTTTGCCATCATACAAGGATGTAGAAGAACAAAAAGAAGATGAGGCACGATTTAAGCTGATCGACGAAATGTTCCATTTGTCAGATTCCATGCATTCAAATGAACCACGATTGAATGGAATTGAAATTGGCACTGATTGTCTCTTCATCTTCGCATTTTTGGTTGCATTTCTCTTTAACTGGATCGGATTGTTTGTTGGTTACTTGATTATGTATAATTTAGCTGGTAGATATGGATCAATGTCTGGATTTGGCATGTCTATGATAAAATGGTTGACCTACATTAAATACTCTGACTGCTGTAATAATTACTTCATTAGTCAACATGAATACATCTGGTGGTCATTTGTATTCATCTCATTTGTGCTCATGATGAAAGGTATGGTGTGTTGGATGAGTGTTCGTAGACTCCGCTATTCGGGACAGGATTGTGATGAAGAAAATGCACGAGTTGTTGTAATAGAATAAACATTATAGCATAATTAAAGTTGTATTGGCAATATGAGAATATCAATATTTGCAGAATTTATAAATAAGTATTATTTTTTCGGATTTGGCCtgttatttgatttaattttcttaAACAATTAGCTTTTTAATTAGTATAC from the Styela clava chromosome 5, kaStyClav1.hap1.2, whole genome shotgun sequence genome contains:
- the LOC120345033 gene encoding uncharacterized protein LOC120345033; protein product: MEINTEKGEKNKRGGKKWKNFKTFVQMVFCLTCIFPKKSKTRRRGEDPAECQVLTKGGVGKNITEELLNTSSKDANIEDKKADVIIESVEKAPPGPVTRVLQTGGDFLLELEAQNLVQTALYLAKKDFMLTVDEKDILLQEKAKVIVDEAIQAAMNYVVANPVGKESDTDKDK
- the LOC120345019 gene encoding NEDD4 family-interacting protein 1-like, yielding MTRELSSSPRYTPLPSAPDDEPVNESLDQPPSYSDVASTSRNAPEQDETTEDATSDLPKWTGEATFVPPSYKAATTLPSYKDVEEQKEDEARFKLIDEMFHLSDSMHSNEPRLNGIEIGTDCLFIFAFLVAFLFNWIGLFVGYLIMYNLAGRYGSMSGFGMSMIKWLTYIKYSDCCNNYFISQHEYIWWSFVFISFVLMMKGMVCWMSVRRLRYSGQDCDEENARVVVIE